A genome region from Amblyraja radiata isolate CabotCenter1 chromosome 2, sAmbRad1.1.pri, whole genome shotgun sequence includes the following:
- the rbfa gene encoding putative ribosome-binding factor A, mitochondrial — MAPTTTAAAAAAMAINTGLGGALRRWAPVTARARLVPEAAARVHTAVPALAHRRSPLKKFLSKTKKKFWYDSPTLGSQLLYKPSSLENMLKPQRRVKKEDTIRMRALNKVLYKAITDLLNSSEVSPEVFDEKVEISKVLLTVDFSACRAYWVPSGLLEKDNRIQKVLEKYSPRVRHLLITHQVMGCVPPVVFVRDREQAAIAEVERLLEIADYGSEETSDVSQVLDSIHGQFPVDTALKPTHLGPIPVSSQRPSSEPDHFGINHDLLNKQILEYKKKNTHRLMETNNLTLSEQHLEQIAQLKKLRLKKKKLNCSFDDITPEMYLLEKYSTNSSDTLSDREEELKELGEDIKELELEEDDPENPSKIPKDLK, encoded by the exons ATGGCACCAACTactacagcagcagcagcggcggcgatgGCGATAAACACAGGCCTCGGGGGCGCGCTCCGCCGCTGGGCCCCGGTCACGGCCAGGGCCAGGCTCGTGCCCGAGGCCGCCGCGCGCGTGCACACCGCCGTCCCCGCGCTCGCCCACAGACGGAGCCCGCTCAAGAAATTCCTCTCCAAGACAAA GAAGAAGTTTTGGTATGATAGTCCTACACTGGGATCACAACTG CTTTACAAACCCTCGAGTTTGGAGAATATGTTGAAACCTCAACGCAGGGTAAAAAAGGAGGACACAATCCGAATGAGGGCACTGAACAAAGTCCTTTATAAAGCAATCACAGATCTGCTGAACAGCAGTGAAGTCAGCCCGGAGGTATTTGACGAGAAAGTGGAGATATCCAAA GTTCTGTTGACTGTGGATTTTTCAGCATGTCGTGCCTACTGGGTACCAAGCGGTTTGCTTGAAAAAGATAATCGCATTCAAAAAGTCTTAGAAAAATATTCTCCCCGTGTAAG ACACCTTCTCATAACTCATCAAGTCATGGGTTGTGTCCCACCTGTGGTCTTTGTTCGAGACCGAGAACAAGCAGCAATTGCTGAG GTAGAGAGATTGTTAGAAATTGCTGATTACGGCTCTGAAGAAACTTCTGATGTATCGCAAGTTTTGGACTCCATCCATGG GCAATTCCCCGTAGACACTGCCTTGAAGCCTACGCATCTAGGACCGATACCAGTCTCATCCCAGCGGCCATCATCCGAACCTGACCATTTCGGTATTAACCACGACTTGCTAAACAAACAAATACTGGAATATAAAAAGAAAAATACTCACCGATTAATGGAAACAAATAATTTAACATTGTCAGAGCAGCACCTAGAACAAATAGCTCAGCTGAAAAAATTACGACTAAAGAAGAAGAAATTGAATTGCAGTTTTGACGACATTACACCGGAGATGTACTTgttagaaaaatacagcacaaaCTCCTCAGACACATTGTCAGATAgagaagaggaactgaaggaattaGGTGAGGACATAAAAGAGCTAGAATTAGAGGAAGATGATCCAGAAAATCCATCGAAAATACCAAAAGatttaaaataa